The Procambarus clarkii isolate CNS0578487 chromosome 37, FALCON_Pclarkii_2.0, whole genome shotgun sequence nucleotide sequence tagcaagtatcgacagggccatgtgttcaaccttcaatcagacgaCATTAATTTTGTCGACACCTgacttgctagcgtaggtttctCAGATCCTTGTTGCAGTAGCATGCCCAAGAAAACGGGCACTCGGGTATTCTActgcgacttgagaatggtccaggacagaccaaaactTCGGCCTTTCATttgctagtgtgtggattggtcaacaaaaCGGGCACTCGATTGCAGcatcgtagttgtgcagttgttaaggagagtgaGTATCGAGACCTTCTGGAGGGGGATGCCCTAACAGATTCTTGTTGTCTTGcttgcctggcagcttccatctttgaagtcagtggttccacagctactgacactgtgctgcactctcattctctcaccagagtaagacttaaggttcagggagtgcttgAGTTATTGGAAgtcattgcggaaagtgaaacgtgtAAAGTGaacggtacatttgttgaaccctcttggcacacagtgcaggatgataCCATTACATTGTATATTGCAAACAgtagtaatgccgacatccatctccagtctggcacccatattgtagattttgcccattactcgtttccGGTGCAAGTCGTAGACGATCTCTCCATGgaacatactgtttgtacactcacacctggAGGACAGGGATCTCAGCCTGAAGTGAAAGGGCAACACCTCAATGCTACTGATTTCCCTGACTGTggttcagcttttggaaattttgaacaagaatagagctgttgttgctctaccaggaaaaAAGTTAGGTCTTAGGTCAACATATCTTATACATGACTCCTCTTATTatgcataaaattccccttgaacaaggaactatggTCACTatgctggggctacaggtccagcaccaaccccctgccagtagaggggggctggagctacaggtccagcaccaaccccctgccagtagagggaggctggagctacaggtccagcaccaaccccctgccagtagagggggggctggagctacaggtccagcaccaaccccctgccagtagagggaggctggagctacaggtccagcaccaaccccctgccagtagagggaggctggagctacaggtccagcaccaacccccctgccagtagaggggggctggagctataggttcagcacaaaccccttgccagtagagggggctggagctacaggtccagcaccaaccccctgccagtagaggggggctggagctataggtccagcacaaaccccttgccagtagagggggctggagctacaggtccagcaccaaccccctgccagtagaggggggctggagctataggtccagcacaaaccccttgccagtagagggggctggagctacaggtccagcaccaaccccctgccagtagagggggggctggagctacaggtccagcaccaaccccctgccagtagagggggctggagctacaggtccagcataatggggctgacactgaccaaaggtgataatagggctgacactgaccacaggtgataatggggctgacactgaccacaggtgataatggggctgacactgaccacaggtgataatggggctgacactgaccacaggtgataatgggactgacactgaccacaggtaataatgggactgacactgaccacaggtgataatggggctgacactgaccacaggtgataatggtgctgacactgaccacaggtgataatggtgctgacactgaccagaAGTCATAATGggggtgacactgtccacagattgaggacctccgcaggatgagtgagcccgtcaagaggctggtggaggctggccggatGTTagccgtcaagaggctggtggaggctggccgggtgttggccgtccaggaagaccaagatggccgccgctccgccaggataactctaaAAGATGGCCAGCTgtgcctccacccactcctgcgtcagccctcGCCcgaccacgcccacaccctccaggttactttattacgTCCACTAGTtttactgacattactgacttactgagttttgataactaatatgatatCATTTTGTTGTACAGTTATCACCAtgattgatttcattttctgcaggagagtgaggtagtGGGCGTGTTGGAGCCCTCCCGCACcgtggcgttccttgacctcgggtgggcggggtcaacaagagggcgggtcaccatccggctgacccctgacactccgctggccagacagtttgtgttgttgtgtacgggccagcggggccacacctaccgcaacactaaactgttgcgGGTGGTGAAAAAGGGTCAGCtgggggagtgggtggtgggtggagactacgagagtaatgatggtgagggaggagctcCACTGCTGGCTGACCTCCAAGGTCAGTACCAGAGGTCAGGCCGGGCAGGagctgtgtggtcctggtgggaccACAGGAGTGCCCagttcaacatcaccaccagggaccgccaggGTGGTCACCAGTGGCCAtgtgtcttcggtgatgtggtgagcggcctggatgtggtgatggcagcagtcaaccacagtgacattacggaggtgactgtggtggactgtggtgttgtgctgccactctaggtttctgtaccaccaccatcacaactgtggtattgtgctgccactctagttcactgtaccaccaccatcactagtgtGGTGTTGCCATtctagttatttatatatatatatatatatatatatatatatatatatatatatatatatatatatatattatttcgtataaagagttcttacattcttgtaccatcactagcacgcgtagtgtttcaggcaagtccttaattctatgttccccggaatacgaccccaccaaatcgtttaacaaccagatacccattttactattgggtaaa carries:
- the LOC138372061 gene encoding peptidyl-prolyl cis-trans isomerase-like; amino-acid sequence: MNKVQEITGEIPQKQLTIEDLRRMSEPVKRLVEAGRMLAVKRLVEAGRVLAVQEDQDGRRSARITLKDGQLCLHPLLRQPSPDHAHTLQESEVVGVLEPSRTVAFLDLGWAGSTRGRVTIRLTPDTPLARQFVLLCTGQRGHTYRNTKLLRVVKKGQLGEWVVGGDYESNDGEGGAPLLADLQGQYQRSGRAGAVWSWWDHRSAQFNITTRDRQGGHQWPCVFGDVVSGLDVVMAAVNHSDITEVTVVDCGVVLPL